The proteins below come from a single Xenopus tropicalis strain Nigerian chromosome 9, UCB_Xtro_10.0, whole genome shotgun sequence genomic window:
- the cnot9 gene encoding CCR4-NOT transcription complex subunit 9 yields MHSLATAAPVPAALAQVDREKIYQWINELSSPDTRENALLELSKKRESVPDLAPMLWHSFGTIAALLQEIVNIYPSINPPTLTAHQSNRVCNALALLQCVASHPETRSAFLAAHIPLFLYPFLHTVSKTRPFEYLRLTSLGVIGALVKTDEQEVINFLLTTEIIPLCLRIMESGSELSKTVATFILQKILLDDTGLAYICQTYERFSHVAMILGKMVLQLSKEPSARLLKHVVRCYLRLSDNPRAREALRQCLPDQLKDTTFAQVLKDDTTTKRWLAQLVKNLQEGQVTDPRGIPLPPQ; encoded by the exons ATGCACAGCCTGGCCACGGCGGCG CCTGTGCCGGCAGCTCTTGCTCAGGTGGATCGAGAGAAAATCTATCAGTGGATTAATGAGTTGTCCAGCCCTGATACCCGCGAGAATGCCTTGCTCGAGCTCAGCAAAAAGCGTGAATCCGTTCCAGACCTTGCTCCTATGCTGTGGCACTCCTTCGGCACAATAGCAGCACTTCTACAG GAAATTGTGAATATCTATCCCTCAATAAATCCACCAACTTTGACCGCACATCAGTCTAACAGAGTCTGCAATGCTTTGGCACTGCTTCAGTGTGTGGCATCGCACCCAGAAACCAG ATCTGCATTTCTTGCTGCCCATATTCCTCTGTTCCTGTATCCTTTCTTACACACTGTCAGTAAGACTCGACCCTTTGAGTACCTGCGGCTCACCAGCCTAGGAGTCATTG GTGCCCTTGTGAAAACGGACGAACAAGAAGTCATAAACTTCCTCCTTACCACAGAAATAATCCCATTGTGCCTACGTATTATGGAGTCTGGAAGTGAACTCTCCAAAACA gttgccACTTTTATTCTTCAGAAGATTCTCCTAGATGATACGGGTTTGGCCTATATTTGCCAAACTTATGAGCGCTTCTCTCATGTTGCAATGATTTTG gGGAAAATGGTCCTACAGCTTTCAAAGGAGCCATCTGCAAGGTTGCTGAAACATGTAGTACGCTGTTACCTCCGCCTCTCAGACAATCCAAG AGCGAGAGAGGCATTGAGGCAGTGTTTGCCCGACCAGCTAAAGGATACCACTTTTGCACAGGTACTTAAGGATGATACCACAACCAAGCGCTGGCTGGCTCAGCTTGTCAAGAACCTGCAAGAAGGTCAGGTCACTGACCCTAGAGGAATACCCCTGCCTccccagtaa